One Gordonia mangrovi genomic region harbors:
- a CDS encoding DUF222 domain-containing protein, whose product MSSVLSSPSPWPELPRDYLGGVDAAYPDEDPTNEILLGMAELDRGRSYLAYAEYQSVAALYDRLVAAREDTDGFVVDGFADAAARIAKLRGTSRGAAETLLNDAVALRDRLPEVSECLRDGVIGPWHAQKAISRTDLLAESSAAPLVDADIAETLRNKRGTWSRARFRDMIDRIVFRHDPDAVRERREQALDDRRMWTNPREDGTAEITGVMSAENVRIAAAAVAALADSVCEHDPRTKPQRQSDAMFALLSGTAFECDCGHDDCTAVIPEPGVVPPVDSRAVLHVVTDEATLKGTANHVGYMDGHGVISPEHVRDIAARADTKASYLVPPNTEPEPDGTFTLPAHLPSDPYRPSAALDTFIRLRDGYCTEPGCLTSAWRGDLDHVDEYDHACPHRGGQTTEVGLNAKCRPGHLLKTFGDWIDDQWRDDDGRLVTEYITPEGLVLPGEAETQEDLFPGLRRIRFTAPAQAPPRHTTGQIEPRTRVRTRVANKHARRRAERARNRKRVTAAGPPPF is encoded by the coding sequence GTGTCATCCGTGTTGTCCTCGCCGTCGCCGTGGCCGGAGTTGCCGCGTGACTATCTCGGTGGTGTGGATGCGGCATATCCGGATGAGGACCCGACCAACGAGATCCTGCTGGGGATGGCCGAGCTCGACCGTGGTCGCTCATATCTGGCGTATGCCGAGTATCAGTCGGTGGCAGCACTCTACGACCGCCTGGTCGCTGCGCGTGAAGATACCGACGGCTTCGTGGTGGACGGATTCGCCGACGCCGCAGCGCGAATCGCCAAACTCCGCGGGACCTCTCGTGGCGCCGCGGAAACACTGCTCAATGATGCGGTCGCGCTGCGAGACCGGCTGCCCGAGGTGTCGGAATGTTTGCGTGACGGCGTGATCGGACCGTGGCATGCCCAGAAAGCCATCAGCCGGACCGACCTGTTGGCCGAATCATCGGCAGCTCCGCTCGTCGACGCCGACATCGCGGAAACGTTGCGCAACAAGCGCGGCACATGGAGTAGGGCACGGTTCCGCGACATGATTGACCGCATCGTGTTTCGTCATGACCCGGACGCCGTGCGGGAACGTCGGGAGCAGGCGCTCGACGACCGCCGTATGTGGACGAACCCGCGGGAGGACGGTACCGCCGAGATCACTGGGGTGATGTCGGCGGAGAATGTGCGTATCGCCGCCGCGGCGGTGGCCGCACTGGCCGACAGCGTGTGTGAGCATGATCCGCGGACCAAGCCGCAACGGCAATCGGATGCCATGTTCGCGCTGTTGTCGGGCACCGCCTTCGAATGCGACTGCGGCCACGACGACTGCACTGCCGTCATCCCGGAGCCCGGGGTGGTGCCGCCGGTCGACAGCCGGGCGGTGCTGCATGTGGTCACCGACGAGGCCACGCTGAAGGGCACGGCCAACCATGTCGGCTACATGGACGGGCATGGTGTGATCTCGCCGGAGCATGTGCGAGATATCGCGGCTCGTGCCGACACGAAGGCGTCGTATCTGGTGCCGCCGAACACGGAACCGGAACCCGACGGCACGTTCACGCTGCCGGCGCATCTGCCGTCGGATCCGTATCGGCCGTCGGCCGCGTTGGACACCTTTATCCGGTTGCGGGACGGCTATTGCACCGAGCCCGGATGTCTGACGTCCGCGTGGCGCGGGGATCTCGATCATGTCGACGAGTACGACCATGCGTGTCCGCATCGTGGCGGACAGACCACCGAGGTGGGATTGAACGCCAAATGCCGCCCCGGACACCTGTTGAAGACCTTCGGTGACTGGATCGATGACCAATGGCGCGACGACGACGGGCGGCTGGTCACCGAGTACATCACCCCCGAAGGACTGGTGCTGCCCGGCGAGGCCGAAACCCAGGAAGATCTGTTTCCCGGACTACGCCGCATCCGCTTCACCGCACCCGCCCAAGCCCCACCCCGACACACCACCGGTCAGATCGAACCCCGCACCCGCGTCCGCACACGGGTGGCGAACAAACACGCCCGCAGACGCGCCGAACGCGCCCGCAACCGCAAACGCGTCACCGCCGCCGGCCCACCGCCGTTCTAG
- a CDS encoding NRDE family protein: MCLILFGWNAVPGRRLVVAANRDEFHARRTRALARWPDVPIIGGRDREAGGTWMGVHADNPSRVAMVTNVRDGTPAGAGQRSRGELPVEFLLGTMSPAAFAEELRTRAQDYAPVNVLVADADEFWWATNWPQPQVRRVPDGVHGLSNGALDSQWPKVDRGRAALSDLLVDDDPDTVDPYLEMLADRHRPVDDALPSTGIPLDRERDLSPIFIDLRGYGTRASTVLRLGDDGHGDITERRFTYRGRRRGTTTIRL, from the coding sequence ATGTGTCTGATTCTGTTCGGCTGGAATGCCGTGCCCGGCCGCCGCCTCGTGGTCGCCGCCAACCGAGACGAGTTCCACGCGCGGCGCACGCGCGCACTGGCGCGCTGGCCGGACGTGCCGATCATCGGTGGCCGGGACCGGGAGGCCGGCGGCACCTGGATGGGTGTCCACGCCGACAACCCGTCGCGGGTTGCGATGGTCACCAACGTCCGCGATGGAACTCCCGCCGGAGCCGGTCAGCGCTCGCGCGGCGAGCTGCCGGTGGAGTTTCTGCTCGGCACCATGAGCCCGGCGGCGTTCGCCGAAGAACTCCGCACGCGCGCACAGGATTACGCACCGGTCAACGTCCTGGTCGCCGACGCCGACGAGTTCTGGTGGGCGACCAATTGGCCCCAGCCGCAGGTGCGGCGGGTTCCCGACGGTGTCCACGGTCTGTCCAACGGCGCCCTCGACAGTCAGTGGCCCAAGGTCGACCGTGGGCGAGCCGCGCTGTCCGACTTGCTGGTCGACGACGATCCCGACACCGTCGATCCGTACCTCGAGATGCTCGCCGACCGCCACCGCCCGGTCGACGACGCCCTACCCAGCACCGGTATCCCGCTTGATCGTGAACGCGACCTCTCGCCGATCTTCATCGACCTGCGCGGTTACGGAACGCGCGCGTCGACGGTGCTGCGCCTCGGCGACGACGGCCACGGCGACATCACCGAGCGGCGTTTCACCTACCGTGGACGTCGGCGCGGCACCACGACGATCCGGCTCTGA
- the ald gene encoding alanine dehydrogenase: protein MRVGIPTEIKNNEYRVAITPAGVAELHNRGHDVVIQAGAGEGSSIHDNDFKAAGAQILSTAEQVWEQADLLLKVKEPIAAEYPLLREGQTLFTYLHLAASRPCTEALLESKTTSIAYETVRAADGSLPLLAPMSEVAGRLAPQVGAYHLMRSEGGRGVLMGGVPGTEPANVVVIGGGVSGVNAATIAVGMGAQVTVFDVDIAKLRAIDARFAGRVHTRYSTALALAEAVREADLVIGAVLVPGAKAPVLVSNNLVAEMKPGAVLVDIAIDQGGCFEDSRPTTHDDPTFTVHDAVFYCVANMPGTVARTSTLALTGATLPYVLRLADQGWEQACAADPALASGLSTHDGKLFTREVGEALDLPVAAAPF, encoded by the coding sequence ATGCGCGTCGGCATCCCCACCGAGATCAAGAACAACGAGTACCGCGTTGCCATCACCCCGGCCGGTGTGGCCGAGCTGCACAACCGCGGTCACGATGTGGTGATCCAGGCCGGCGCGGGCGAGGGCTCGTCGATCCACGACAACGATTTCAAAGCGGCCGGCGCCCAGATCCTGTCGACCGCCGAGCAGGTGTGGGAGCAGGCCGACCTGCTGCTCAAGGTGAAGGAGCCGATCGCCGCCGAGTATCCGCTGCTGCGCGAAGGCCAGACGCTGTTCACCTACCTACATCTTGCGGCGAGCCGCCCGTGCACCGAGGCGCTGCTGGAGTCCAAGACGACGTCGATCGCCTATGAGACCGTGCGCGCCGCCGACGGCTCCCTGCCGCTGCTGGCCCCGATGAGTGAGGTGGCCGGACGGCTGGCACCACAGGTCGGCGCCTATCACCTGATGCGCTCCGAGGGCGGGCGTGGCGTCCTGATGGGTGGCGTACCCGGCACCGAGCCGGCCAACGTCGTCGTGATCGGCGGTGGCGTGAGCGGGGTCAACGCGGCGACGATCGCCGTCGGGATGGGCGCGCAGGTGACCGTGTTCGACGTGGACATCGCCAAGCTGCGCGCCATCGACGCCCGCTTCGCCGGCCGCGTGCACACCCGCTACAGCACGGCGCTGGCCCTCGCCGAGGCGGTGCGCGAGGCCGACCTCGTCATCGGCGCGGTGCTCGTGCCCGGCGCCAAGGCCCCAGTGCTGGTGTCCAACAACCTGGTCGCCGAGATGAAGCCGGGCGCCGTGCTCGTCGACATCGCCATCGATCAGGGTGGCTGCTTCGAGGATTCGCGTCCGACCACCCACGACGACCCGACCTTCACCGTGCACGATGCCGTGTTCTACTGCGTCGCCAACATGCCCGGCACGGTCGCGCGCACCTCGACTCTGGCACTGACCGGAGCGACGCTCCCCTATGTCCTGCGTCTCGCCGACCAGGGTTGGGAGCAGGCCTGCGCCGCCGACCCGGCCCTGGCCTCCGGCCTCAGCACCCACGACGGCAAGCTGTTCACCCGCGAGGTCGGCGAGGCGCTGGATCTCCCGGTCGCCGCAGCTCCGTTCTGA
- a CDS encoding flavodoxin family protein, with product MSTLLIVHHTPSPHCQEMFEAVISGATDPAIEGVEVVRRAALSVTASDMLAADGYILGTPANLGYMSGALKHAFDTCYYQILDSTKGRPFGCYLHGNQGTEGAEKAIESITTGLGWVKAAETVVVSEKPTKDDREVCWELGGTIAAQLME from the coding sequence ATGAGTACGCTCCTGATCGTCCACCACACCCCGTCGCCGCACTGTCAGGAGATGTTCGAGGCGGTGATCTCCGGCGCCACCGATCCGGCGATCGAAGGCGTGGAAGTCGTTCGGCGAGCGGCACTCTCGGTGACCGCAAGCGACATGCTGGCGGCCGACGGGTACATCCTCGGCACCCCGGCGAATCTCGGGTACATGAGCGGGGCGCTCAAGCACGCCTTCGACACCTGCTACTACCAGATCCTCGATTCGACGAAGGGGCGACCGTTCGGGTGCTACCTGCACGGCAACCAGGGAACCGAAGGTGCCGAGAAGGCGATCGAGTCGATCACCACCGGGCTCGGCTGGGTGAAGGCTGCCGAGACCGTGGTGGTGTCGGAGAAGCCCACGAAGGACGATCGTGAGGTGTGCTGGGAGCTGGGTGGCACGATCGCAGCGCAGCTGATGGAGTGA
- a CDS encoding putative nucleotidyltransferase substrate binding domain-containing protein has translation MSGPDRPSGDKLTVARRRDRSGSGPGIVDDLLVTAPVIGSPDMTVREAAMLMTERGQDHVVIPLPGGGHGLLTDADIRAGVVAAGRDIDTTVREFVTGPVPVVRRGTAAVDALTELLDRDLTAMPVVDPAGAVIGVVAAVDFVAAPAGPGMSLRAQVSRAGSVDDLQSRSRRIPYLMADMVRREQPVHEITAVASLIHDAVVRRALELVLDHHPELDPGSLTWLSLGSNARREPVLTSDIDSAVAFDDDVPDAQITAYRAAFGEVDEILVGAGLAIDRNGALASKPLFARTHAQWRQAARGWLDAPLENKGMIFTSLLLDGRPIWGDQGLTAVGEVFGELREHRGTLGVLLAEALSYKARLRSMRDVLTRRADTFEIKEHALTPLVNIARWAALSVGSTALDTRSRLRAAAGSAMLGEAQAAELIEVFDVLQRVRLTYQVAQFDRGEQVGDTLDMKRLSPLDRSLVAQAIREIAGVQRRMANMSHYLPVTDQGGD, from the coding sequence TTGTCCGGTCCGGATCGTCCATCCGGCGACAAGCTCACCGTCGCCCGTCGGCGCGATCGCAGCGGTTCGGGCCCCGGGATCGTCGACGACCTGCTCGTCACCGCACCGGTCATCGGGTCGCCGGATATGACGGTCCGCGAGGCGGCGATGCTGATGACCGAACGCGGCCAGGATCACGTGGTGATCCCGTTGCCGGGCGGAGGCCATGGGCTGCTCACCGACGCGGATATCCGAGCCGGGGTCGTCGCGGCCGGACGCGACATCGACACAACCGTTCGCGAATTCGTCACCGGACCGGTGCCCGTGGTGCGCCGGGGGACCGCTGCGGTCGACGCGCTGACCGAACTGCTCGACCGCGACCTCACGGCCATGCCGGTGGTCGATCCGGCCGGGGCGGTGATCGGGGTGGTGGCCGCCGTCGACTTCGTCGCGGCGCCGGCCGGACCGGGTATGTCGTTGCGTGCACAGGTATCTCGCGCCGGCAGCGTCGACGATCTGCAGTCCCGGTCACGCCGCATCCCGTATCTGATGGCGGATATGGTGCGGCGCGAACAACCCGTGCACGAGATCACCGCTGTCGCGTCGCTGATCCACGACGCCGTGGTGCGTCGGGCACTGGAGTTGGTGCTCGATCATCATCCGGAGCTCGATCCCGGTTCGCTGACCTGGTTGTCGTTGGGCAGCAACGCTCGCCGTGAACCGGTGCTCACCTCCGACATCGACTCCGCGGTCGCGTTCGACGACGACGTTCCCGACGCCCAGATCACCGCCTATCGTGCCGCTTTCGGCGAGGTGGACGAGATCCTGGTCGGCGCGGGCCTCGCGATCGACCGCAACGGTGCCCTCGCCTCGAAACCGCTGTTCGCCCGCACGCATGCGCAGTGGCGACAGGCCGCCCGCGGGTGGCTGGACGCCCCGTTGGAGAACAAGGGCATGATCTTCACGTCGTTGCTGCTCGACGGTCGGCCGATCTGGGGAGATCAGGGGCTGACCGCGGTCGGCGAGGTTTTCGGCGAGCTTCGCGAGCACCGCGGGACACTGGGGGTGCTGCTGGCCGAGGCGCTGTCGTACAAGGCGCGGTTGCGATCGATGCGTGATGTGCTGACCCGCCGGGCCGACACATTCGAGATCAAGGAGCATGCGCTCACACCGCTGGTGAACATCGCGCGGTGGGCCGCACTCAGCGTCGGCTCCACCGCGCTCGACACCCGCTCGCGGCTGCGCGCTGCGGCGGGCAGCGCGATGCTCGGCGAAGCGCAGGCCGCCGAACTGATCGAGGTGTTCGACGTGTTGCAACGGGTTCGGCTGACCTACCAGGTGGCGCAGTTCGACCGTGGCGAGCAGGTGGGTGACACCCTGGACATGAAGCGGCTCTCGCCGCTGGATCGCAGCCTGGTTGCCCAGGCGATTCGCGAGATCGCCGGGGTGCAGCGCAGGATGGCCAACATGAGTCACTATCTACCGGTCACCGATCAGGGCGGCGACTGA
- a CDS encoding polyribonucleotide nucleotidyltransferase yields the protein MSDVTSTDVADYDDTITEATAVIDNGSFGTRTIRFETGRLALQAAGSVTAYLDDETMLLSTTAASKQPKEHFDFFPLTVDVEERMYAAGRIPGSFFRREGRPSTDAILTCRLIDRPLRPSFVDGLRNEIQVVVTVMSLDPKDLYDVVAINAASASTQLAGLPFSGPVGGVRVALIPTEENKAGQWVAFPTVEQLEGAVFDMVVAGRIVSGEGDSADVAIMMVEAEATENVIDIVAGGAQAPTEAIVAEGLEAAKPFIARLCEAQKSLAAEAAKETGEFPLFPPYESDAYDAVAGAASERLAQVLTIAGKQERDDKTDELKSDILAQLGEQFEGREKEIGAAYRSLTKKLVRQRILTDHFRIDGRGITDIRSLSAEVAVIPRAHGSALFERGETQILGVTTLDMVKMAQQIDSLGPETSKRYMHHYNFPPYSTGETGRVGSPKRREIGHGALAERALVPVIPSVEEFPYAIRQVSEALGSNGSTSMGSVCASTMALLNAGVPLKAPVAGIAMGLVSDTVDGETRYVALTDILGAEDAFGDMDFKVAGTKDFVTALQLDTKLDGIPSQVLAGALSQAKDARLTILDVMAEAIDEPDEMSPYAPRITTIKIPMDKIGELIGPKGKTINGITEDTGANISIEDDGTVFIGASDGESAQAAIDKVNAIANPQLPKVGERFLGTVVKTTAFGAFVSLLPGRDGLVHISKLGKGKRINKVEDVVNVGSKLRVEIADIDDRGKISLVPVDDEAKNDEKAGSDDKAEAATADA from the coding sequence ATGTCAGATGTGACCTCCACCGATGTCGCCGACTACGACGACACGATCACCGAGGCGACCGCCGTCATCGACAACGGCAGCTTCGGCACCCGCACCATCCGCTTCGAGACGGGCCGTCTCGCACTGCAGGCCGCCGGATCGGTGACCGCCTACCTCGACGACGAGACGATGCTGCTGTCGACGACCGCGGCGTCCAAGCAGCCGAAGGAGCACTTCGACTTCTTCCCGCTGACCGTTGACGTCGAGGAGCGCATGTACGCCGCGGGCCGCATCCCCGGCTCCTTCTTCCGTCGCGAGGGCCGCCCCTCCACCGACGCCATCCTGACCTGCCGCCTCATCGACCGTCCGCTGCGCCCGTCCTTCGTCGACGGCCTGCGCAACGAGATCCAGGTCGTCGTGACGGTCATGTCGCTCGATCCCAAGGACCTCTACGACGTCGTCGCGATCAACGCGGCGTCGGCATCCACCCAGCTCGCCGGGCTGCCGTTCTCCGGCCCCGTCGGCGGCGTGCGCGTCGCGCTCATCCCGACCGAGGAGAACAAGGCCGGCCAGTGGGTCGCGTTCCCGACCGTCGAACAGCTCGAAGGCGCCGTGTTCGACATGGTCGTCGCCGGCCGGATCGTGTCCGGTGAAGGCGATTCGGCCGACGTCGCCATCATGATGGTCGAGGCCGAGGCCACCGAGAACGTCATCGACATCGTCGCCGGCGGCGCACAGGCACCGACCGAGGCGATCGTCGCCGAGGGCCTCGAGGCCGCCAAGCCGTTCATCGCTCGCCTGTGCGAGGCACAGAAGTCCTTGGCGGCCGAGGCCGCCAAGGAGACCGGCGAGTTCCCGCTGTTCCCGCCGTACGAGTCCGACGCCTACGACGCCGTCGCCGGTGCTGCCTCCGAGCGGTTGGCGCAGGTGCTCACCATCGCCGGCAAGCAGGAGCGCGACGACAAGACCGACGAGCTCAAGTCCGACATCCTCGCCCAGCTCGGCGAGCAGTTCGAAGGCCGTGAGAAGGAGATCGGCGCCGCCTACCGCTCGCTCACCAAGAAGCTGGTACGCCAGCGCATCCTGACCGACCACTTCCGCATCGACGGCCGTGGCATCACCGACATCCGGTCGCTGTCGGCCGAGGTCGCCGTGATCCCGCGCGCCCACGGCAGTGCACTGTTCGAGCGTGGCGAGACCCAGATCCTCGGTGTCACCACGCTGGACATGGTCAAGATGGCTCAACAGATCGATTCGCTCGGACCCGAGACGTCCAAGCGGTACATGCACCATTACAACTTCCCGCCGTACTCGACCGGTGAGACCGGCCGCGTCGGTTCGCCCAAGCGCCGTGAGATCGGCCACGGTGCGCTCGCCGAGCGTGCCCTGGTGCCGGTGATCCCGAGCGTCGAGGAGTTCCCGTACGCGATCCGTCAGGTCTCGGAGGCGTTGGGCTCCAACGGTTCCACCTCGATGGGTTCGGTGTGCGCGTCGACCATGGCGCTGCTCAACGCCGGTGTGCCGCTGAAGGCGCCGGTCGCCGGTATCGCGATGGGTCTGGTGTCCGACACCGTCGACGGGGAGACCCGTTACGTGGCGCTGACCGACATCCTCGGTGCCGAGGATGCCTTCGGCGACATGGACTTCAAGGTCGCGGGCACCAAGGACTTCGTGACCGCGCTGCAGCTCGACACCAAGCTCGACGGAATCCCGAGCCAGGTGCTCGCGGGTGCGCTCAGCCAGGCAAAGGACGCCCGTCTGACCATCCTCGACGTGATGGCCGAGGCCATCGACGAGCCGGACGAGATGAGCCCGTACGCGCCGCGGATCACCACGATCAAGATCCCGATGGACAAGATCGGTGAACTGATCGGCCCGAAGGGCAAGACGATCAACGGCATCACCGAGGACACCGGCGCCAACATCTCCATCGAGGACGATGGCACCGTGTTCATCGGTGCTTCCGACGGCGAGTCCGCGCAGGCCGCGATCGACAAGGTCAACGCGATCGCGAACCCGCAGCTGCCCAAGGTGGGCGAGCGGTTCCTGGGCACGGTCGTCAAGACCACCGCCTTCGGTGCGTTCGTGTCGTTGCTGCCGGGTCGCGATGGGCTGGTGCACATCTCGAAGCTCGGCAAGGGCAAGCGGATCAACAAGGTCGAGGACGTCGTGAACGTCGGCTCCAAGCTCCGGGTGGAGATCGCCGACATCGACGACCGCGGCAAGATCAGCCTGGTGCCGGTCGACGACGAGGCCAAGAACGACGAGAAGGCCGGTTCCGACGACAAGGCAGAGGCGGCCACCGCCGACGCCTGA
- a CDS encoding Lrp/AsnC family transcriptional regulator yields the protein MAAQPKNVRVGDPQLDDIDRTLLRLLQTDARMPNSELAVRAGIAASTCHGRLRRLVDLGVIRGFFADVDPAAVGRPLRAMVAVSLQSDARGEIRHFVGEIERHDEVIDVFFLAGTDDYLLHVATADTEALRQFVEMLNSRREVAGTTTSLVFEHRRGGAPIF from the coding sequence GTGGCAGCGCAGCCGAAGAATGTTCGGGTCGGTGACCCCCAGCTCGACGACATCGACCGCACTCTGTTGCGACTTCTGCAGACCGACGCCCGCATGCCCAACAGCGAACTCGCCGTCCGGGCGGGGATTGCGGCGTCCACCTGCCACGGCCGCCTCCGTCGGCTGGTTGATCTCGGTGTGATCCGTGGCTTCTTCGCCGACGTGGACCCGGCCGCTGTGGGACGTCCGCTGCGAGCGATGGTCGCGGTGAGTCTGCAGTCGGACGCGCGCGGCGAGATCCGGCATTTCGTCGGAGAGATCGAACGGCACGACGAGGTGATCGACGTCTTCTTCCTCGCCGGTACCGACGACTACCTCCTGCATGTCGCGACCGCCGACACCGAGGCGCTGCGCCAGTTCGTGGAAATGCTCAACTCGCGCCGCGAGGTCGCCGGCACCACCACCTCACTCGTCTTCGAACACCGTCGCGGCGGTGCGCCGATCTTCTGA
- a CDS encoding bifunctional riboflavin kinase/FAD synthetase — MLRWRGLEDIPADWGRCVVTIGVFDGVHRGHAQLIHAATTAAKERGVPAVLMTFDPHPAEVVRPGTHPPQLTTLTRRAELAEQLGIDVFCVMPFTPELASRSPKDFAHDILVETLHAADVVVGDNFTFGKKAAGDVTKLAELGRMFGFEVQAISLFGEHAVTFSSTYIRSCVAAGDVEAAAEALGRPHRVEGVVVRGDGRGRELGYPTANVAPPMYAAIPADGVYAAWFSVLGVGPVVGQVEPGERYQAAVSVGTNPTFSGRTRTVEAFVLDTSADLYGQHVAIDFAGRLRGMVNYPDVADLITAIAADVEDTRRVLADWS; from the coding sequence GTGTTGCGTTGGCGAGGTCTCGAGGACATCCCCGCGGACTGGGGTAGGTGTGTGGTCACGATCGGCGTGTTCGACGGAGTGCACCGCGGCCACGCCCAGTTGATCCATGCTGCGACGACAGCGGCGAAGGAGCGTGGCGTCCCCGCCGTGCTGATGACGTTCGACCCGCATCCGGCCGAGGTGGTGCGCCCCGGCACCCATCCGCCGCAGCTGACCACGTTGACCCGGCGTGCCGAGCTGGCCGAGCAGCTCGGCATCGACGTCTTCTGCGTCATGCCGTTCACCCCCGAACTCGCTTCGCGCTCTCCGAAGGATTTCGCCCACGACATCCTCGTCGAGACCCTGCACGCCGCCGACGTCGTGGTCGGCGACAATTTCACCTTCGGCAAGAAGGCCGCCGGGGACGTCACCAAACTCGCGGAACTGGGGCGCATGTTCGGCTTCGAGGTGCAGGCCATCTCACTGTTCGGTGAGCACGCGGTGACCTTCTCCTCGACCTACATCCGCTCCTGCGTCGCGGCGGGCGATGTCGAGGCCGCCGCCGAGGCGCTCGGACGCCCGCACCGGGTGGAAGGCGTGGTGGTGCGCGGTGACGGCCGTGGCCGCGAACTCGGCTATCCGACTGCCAACGTCGCGCCGCCGATGTACGCGGCGATACCCGCCGACGGGGTCTACGCGGCGTGGTTCTCGGTGTTGGGTGTCGGCCCCGTCGTCGGACAGGTCGAACCGGGGGAGCGCTATCAGGCCGCGGTGTCGGTCGGTACCAACCCGACGTTCTCCGGTCGGACCCGCACCGTCGAGGCGTTCGTCCTGGACACGAGTGCCGACCTCTACGGGCAGCACGTCGCCATCGATTTCGCGGGGCGACTGCGCGGAATGGTGAACTACCCCGACGTGGCAGACCTGATCACCGCGATCGCCGCCGACGTCGAGGACACACGACGGGTGCTGGCCGACTGGAGTTGA
- the dapB gene encoding 4-hydroxy-tetrahydrodipicolinate reductase has translation MASGIRVGVLGSGGKVGQAIVAAVEAADDMDFTVGVDKGDPLEAFTESNTSVVVDFTHPSAVMGNLEFLINNGIHAVVGTTGFTEERLDQVRGWLGDNPGVGVLIAPNFAIGAVLSMRFAAQAARFYDSVEVIELHHPHKADAPSGTAYRTAKLIGEARDKAGLGPSPDATTDELEGARGGVVDGVHVHAVRLAGLVAHQEVLLGTEGETLTIRHDSMDRSSFAPGVLLGVREIGRRPGLTVGLEELMDL, from the coding sequence ATGGCAAGCGGAATCCGGGTCGGTGTGCTCGGCAGTGGGGGCAAGGTCGGACAGGCCATCGTGGCTGCGGTCGAGGCCGCCGACGACATGGATTTCACCGTGGGCGTCGACAAGGGTGACCCGCTGGAAGCCTTCACGGAGTCGAATACATCGGTGGTCGTCGACTTCACGCATCCGAGTGCGGTGATGGGGAACCTCGAGTTCCTCATCAACAACGGCATTCACGCCGTGGTGGGCACCACGGGATTCACCGAGGAACGCCTCGATCAGGTGCGCGGCTGGCTGGGCGACAATCCGGGTGTCGGCGTTCTCATCGCCCCGAACTTCGCGATCGGTGCGGTGCTGTCGATGCGCTTCGCAGCACAGGCGGCGCGGTTCTACGACTCGGTCGAGGTCATCGAGCTGCATCACCCGCACAAGGCGGATGCGCCGTCGGGCACTGCGTACCGCACGGCGAAGCTGATCGGTGAGGCGCGGGACAAGGCCGGTCTGGGGCCGAGTCCGGACGCCACCACCGACGAACTCGAGGGGGCCCGCGGGGGCGTGGTCGACGGCGTGCACGTGCATGCGGTCCGCCTGGCCGGTCTCGTCGCCCATCAGGAGGTGCTCCTCGGTACCGAGGGGGAGACGCTGACGATCCGGCATGACTCCATGGACCGCTCGTCCTTCGCGCCCGGCGTGCTGCTCGGGGTGCGAGAGATCGGCAGGCGTCCCGGGCTCACCGTGGGTCTGGAAGAACTGATGGATCTCTAG
- the rpsO gene encoding 30S ribosomal protein S15, whose product MALTAAEKKDILAEYGLHETDTGSPEAQVALLTKRITDLTEHLKMHKHDHHSRRGLLLLVGRRRRLLKYVAKVDINRYRSLIERLGLRR is encoded by the coding sequence ATGGCACTGACTGCCGCCGAAAAGAAGGACATCCTCGCCGAATACGGGCTGCACGAAACCGACACCGGTTCGCCCGAGGCGCAGGTCGCGCTGCTGACCAAGCGCATCACCGATCTGACCGAGCACCTCAAGATGCACAAGCACGATCACCACAGCCGTCGTGGTCTGCTGCTGCTGGTGGGTCGCCGTCGTCGTCTGCTGAAGTACGTCGCGAAGGTGGACATCAACCGCTACCGCTCGCTGATCGAGCGCCTGGGTCTGCGTCGCTGA